The Candidatus Methanomethylophilaceae archaeon genome contains a region encoding:
- a CDS encoding MBL fold metallo-hydrolase, whose product MDMKFRFLGGADMVGRMGMTMEAKGSSFLVEYGLSPTKPPEFPLPAPKVDYVFLTHAHLDHSGMLPQVCGTYDCKLFTAPLSAEIGELMMKDTLKIAKAEGYVQPYTDIDIKKTMDAVVPMRFGDTITLNNIDISMIDAGHIPGAAMFEFEKDVKTLYTGDIHTEAQKLVKGAKPADCTNLFIEGTYGGRNHPPRKETERNFLDKIREVIERGGKVLIPCFAVGRTQEIMVLLKNLGYDMWVDGMGRKVTNLFLRYDEYLREPGVLRSARKRFNEVTNGYTRNEAKKGEIIVTTGGMLDGGPILGYLKAIKDDPKSAILLVGYQAEDTNGRMLLEQGCVNIDDEICKIECEVQKYDFSAHADHSQIVSFIERCDPDNVIIMHSDNRDLFLPDLSDYNVILPETGKEFHLEV is encoded by the coding sequence ATTCCTCGGCGGAGCCGATATGGTAGGCCGCATGGGGATGACAATGGAAGCCAAAGGGAGCTCATTCCTGGTGGAATACGGGCTGAGCCCCACCAAACCGCCGGAGTTCCCGCTTCCGGCGCCGAAAGTAGACTACGTTTTCCTCACCCACGCGCACCTCGACCACAGCGGGATGCTCCCGCAGGTGTGCGGAACCTATGACTGCAAGCTGTTCACCGCGCCCCTCAGCGCCGAGATCGGGGAGCTCATGATGAAAGACACCCTGAAAATCGCCAAAGCAGAGGGCTACGTGCAGCCGTATACCGATATCGACATCAAAAAAACGATGGATGCCGTCGTCCCGATGAGATTCGGGGACACCATAACGCTCAACAACATCGACATCTCGATGATCGACGCGGGGCACATACCCGGAGCCGCGATGTTCGAGTTCGAGAAGGACGTCAAGACACTTTACACCGGAGACATCCACACCGAGGCCCAGAAGCTCGTCAAAGGCGCCAAACCCGCGGACTGCACCAACCTTTTCATAGAGGGGACCTACGGAGGCCGCAACCACCCGCCGAGGAAAGAGACCGAAAGGAACTTCCTCGACAAGATCAGGGAGGTCATCGAGCGCGGAGGGAAAGTTCTCATCCCTTGCTTCGCGGTCGGAAGGACCCAGGAGATAATGGTCCTGCTCAAGAACCTCGGCTACGACATGTGGGTCGACGGCATGGGCAGGAAAGTCACCAACCTGTTCCTAAGATACGACGAGTATCTCAGGGAGCCCGGTGTCCTCAGATCCGCCAGGAAGCGCTTCAACGAGGTCACCAACGGATACACCAGGAACGAGGCGAAGAAGGGCGAGATCATAGTCACCACGGGCGGGATGCTGGATGGGGGGCCGATCCTCGGGTACCTCAAGGCCATCAAGGACGATCCCAAGAGCGCCATATTGCTCGTCGGATACCAGGCGGAGGACACCAACGGCAGGATGCTTCTCGAGCAGGGCTGCGTGAACATCGACGACGAGATCTGCAAGATCGAATGCGAAGTCCAGAAATACGATTTCTCTGCGCACGCCGACCACAGCCAGATCGTCAGCTTCATAGAAAGATGCGACCCCGACAACGTCATCATAATGCATTCGGACAACAGGGACCTCTTCCTCCCGGACCTGTCAGATTACAACGTCATACTTCCGGAGACCGGAAAAGAGTTCCATCTGGAGGTCTGA